One Triticum dicoccoides isolate Atlit2015 ecotype Zavitan chromosome 5B, WEW_v2.0, whole genome shotgun sequence genomic window carries:
- the LOC119309451 gene encoding protein SCAI-like, with the protein MASSPQQGQGQVQGSGGGGGVCPAEQFWSLLDKADRRFARVRDLPLFGRQEPAEYGKAFRIYTQLWRMQQEHRHRLLDAGLRRWQVGEIAARIAHLYYSQYQRTSDTALLSEAFVFYHAVLDRAYFLDDHLGASTKHLRFLARFLLVALILSRRAQTVPRLAGQIRSLLDESKKTLQEADYREWKHVVQEITRFLKADSPFMNKRPLRYSYAFDPPPEILPTIPPTVKKRGLLLSDAILCSYYHNEVKFTDLTLDTFRMLQCLEWEPCGSFAQNNGYSAHDESGQNHPNLLKDLRDAALPPNPLKTVLYRPSVPHFLKVLATKCEELPLNTMMLIYLSAAGEVGSSGLGPDTSERVVNSFSQFDISNTRAITSKEDKEPCLWLGCREGEGSNCIYPCDLIPFTRRPLFLVIDSNISYAFKSIHGAEKGETAAMLLSPSSRSCAVGFSGDSTRQSGSQFTMFLTAPLQAFCFLIGNNGLDIIDKDYNKAEELLSLSLNEWAMTLVASSSLDPAWVEVLGDPLLRRLLLRFIFCRATLSLFKASNDKAECLPSCVPPLPESVGGESMLSQCCVMRVASFLGAADQFSFAEVTTWPDIDEPTSSGGADKEL; encoded by the exons ATGGCGTCGTCGCCGCAGCAAGGCCAAGGCCAGGTccaaggcagcggcggcggcggcggcgtatgcCCGGCGGAGCAGTTCTGGTCGCTGCTGGACAAGGCGGACCGGCGCTTCGCCCGGGTGCGGGACCTGcccctcttcggccgccaggagccCGCGGAGTACGGCAAGGCCTTCCGCATCTACACCCAGCTGTGGCGCATGCAGCAGGagcaccgccaccgcctcctcgacgcCGGCCTCCGCCGCTGGCAGGTCGGCGAGATCGCCGCCCGCATCGCCCACCTCTACTACTCCCAGTACCAGCGCACCTCCGACACCGCCCTCCTCTCCGAGGCCTTCGTCTTCTACCACGCCGTCCTCGACCGCGCCTACTTCCTCGACGACCACCTCGGGGCCTCCACCAAGCACCTGCGCTTCCTCGCCAGGTTCCTCCTCGTCGCGCTTATCCTCTCCCGCCGCGCGCAGACTGTACCCCGCCTCGCCGGCCAAATCCGGTCGCTCCTCGACGAATCCAAGAAGACCCTCCAG GAAGCTGATTACAGGGAGTGGAAGCATGTCGTGCAAGAAATCACGAGGTTTCTAAAGGCTGACTCGCCCTTCATGAACAAGAGACCTCTCAGGTACAGCTATGCATTTGATCCTCCCCCGGAAATTCTTCCCACCATCCCACCTACAGTCAAGAAGCGCGGTCTGCTCTTAAGCGATGCCATCCTATGCAGCTATTATCATAACGAG GTCAAATTTACCGACCTCACTCTAGACACATTCAGAATGCTTCAGTGTCTTGAATGGGAACCATGTGGTTCCTTTGCACAAAACAATGGTTACAGCGCCCATGATGAAAGTGGGCAAAATCACCCCAATCTCCTAAAAGATCTGAGAGACGCTGCGTTGCCCCCGAACCCACTGAAAACAGTTCTCTATCGCCCCTCGGTGCCACATTTCTTGAAG GTCCTTGCCACCAAATGTGAGGAGCTCCCATTGAATACTATGATGTTGATATACCTTTCGGCTGCAG GCGAGGTGGGATCCTCTGGACTTGGTCCCGATACAAGCGAGAGGGTTGTGAACAGCTTTAGTCAGTTTGACATATCTAATACCAGGGCCATCACTTCAAAGGAAGATAAAGAACCATGTCTTTGGTTAGGTTGCCGTGAAGGCGAAG GCTCAAACTGCATATACCCTTGTGATCTGATCCCGTTTACAAGGAGACCTCTCTTTTTGGTGATTGACAGTAACATCAGCTATGCATTTAAG TCAATTCATGGGGCTGAAAAAGGGGAGACAGCTGCCATGTTACTTTCTCCAAGCTCCCGATCTTGCGCTGTAGGATTCAGTGGGGACTCTACTCGGCAGAGTGGTAGTCAATTTACTATGTTCCTCACAGCTCCATTGCAAGCTTTCTGCTTTCTGATCGGCAATAATGGGCTGGACATTATTGACAag GATTATAACAAAGCCGAGGAGCTACTATCCTTGTCATTGAATGAATGGGCCATGACTTTGGTTGCTTCGTCTTCACTTGACCCTGCCTGGGTTGAAGTTTTAGGCGATCCACTCCTGAGGCGGTTGCTTCTCAG GTTTATCTTCTGCCGAGCCACTCTTTCGCTGTTCAAAGCGAGCAACGATAAGGCGGAATGCCTGCCAAGCTGCGTGCCTCCATTGCCGGAGTCGGTTGGGGGAGAAAGCATGCTGTCGCAATGCTGTGTGATGCGAGTGGCATCTTTCTTGGGCGCCGCTGACCAATTCTCGTTTGCCGAGGTTACTACATGGCCTGACATTGATGAGCCCACCAGCAGTGGAGGTGCCGACAAAGAGTTATGA